AAATTATCAGTATGAACAAAATTAATACTACTCATATGAAGGGGTTCTGTCTATATCTAGAAAAACGGTGATTAAAACGCACCATTTTCTGTTAGTAATTGATAAATTGATTCAGCCATTGTTTTGTAGCCAGCCTTATTGAAGTGAATATAATCAGATTTCATGGATGGTTTTTTCATTAATCTAGAAATTAATGTAGGCTCAAATACAACTTGGTGTTTGTCTGCTAAAGCTTGGTAAAGCGGCGCAGAACTTGAGAAAAGGTTTTTTTGAGGTACACCAATGAGCACAACTTCTACGCCGTAGCTTTTTGCTATTTCGATCATGTCATTAAGGTTTTCTTGTGTTTCATCAAGGTTTTTATTTTGTAAAATATCATTTCCGCCTTCTAATAAAATAACTAATGTTGGAGCATGCTGCTCAATGACATCAGCAAATCGATTTAACCCCTCACTGGTTGTTTCTCCAGATATACCTGCATTGATTACTGTGACGCCTGAGAGCGATTCAAGCACGCTTGGGTAGCTATGTTGTTTCGACACGCCGACACCCTGAGTCAAGCTGTCGCCAAAAGCGAGAATGACATCATCCTGTTGTAAACGGCTTAGAGTGGGAGCATCACTACAACCGACTAAAAAGAAAATAAAAAGTAAGCAGAGATTGTTTATTAATTTCATGCTGTGGCCTTATGTATACGAAAGTTGCTTACAAGTGTTTAAAACCAAATAATCTCAAGGTACAAAGTTCAGCGAGATGTCTTTAGAGGTCATTTGGGTATGTAAGCAAAAGGAATGAAACAGAGTCGTAATATAAATGGCTTGTTTGTCTTAAACAACAGCGAGAAGAGCGCAGCGCATTTATTGAGAGGTGTTTAATGTATTAGGACGTTTCGGCTTCTGTTCTTTTAATTTAAGTAAGTTAAAGCGTTGGTTGATACCGATAACCAAGGAAAGAAAAAATAAGCTAAAGAATAACACCACGCTGTAAGTGTTATTTTCAATCATATTGAAAACTAATAAAGCCAAAAAACAAAACGCAGCTAAAAAATATGAGCTTGGTTTGACGACTTGCTTTGCCATTTAAAAGAAGCACCCTATTTAAAATGTTTATTAAGAATCATTATCAAGTCCCTAAATTTGCACCGTATTTTTAGAACTTGCAACTATTGTCGCTAGAATACAGATAAAAACATCCTTTATTATTAATTTTTAATGATACCTACAGTGCATCAATAAAAATGTTTCCACTATGAAAACGTACGGGATGAACTCACCGTATAGCAAGATGACTCTACTTGTGAGACTAGCCGTAAAGGCATAACTTAAACGTTAAAAGAATAAAAAAGGCGACAACATATGAAGAGCTATATACCTATGGCACTGTCCTCGTTAATAAGTCTGGTTGCGACAACAGTGAATGCACACACGCAAATCGAATACATCGATCAACAAAAACTCCATGATATTAATCGCGCTGTATCAGCTACAAATATTGAAAAGGATATAAAAAAGCTCGTTAGCTTTGGTACACGCCATACGTTATCAGAGACAGAGTCGGACACTCGAGGCATTGGTGCAGCAAGGCGTTGGATAAAAGCAGAATTCGAAGCAATTTCTAAAGCCTGTGGCGGTTGCTTAGAAGTATACTATCAGTCTGAAGTTATCAGCGGTGAAAAGCGTATTCCTAACGCTACTGAAGTTGTGAGCGTCATCGCCATACAGCGTGGACAAACAGATCCAAATCGGTTTGTGATGATGTCAGGTGACATAGATTCTCGCATTACAGACGTGATGAATTTCACCGATGATGCACCCGGCGCAAATGATAATGCTTCAGGTTTGGCTGGCACCTTAGAAGCCGCTCGGGTACTGAGTAAGTACAAGTTCAACGGCAGCATAGTCTATGCGGCACTGGCAGGTGAAGAGCAGGGATTGTTCGGTGGCAAGATTATGGCTAAGCAAGCAAAAGCAGATGGCTGGCGATTAAAGGCGGTATTGAACAACGACATGATCGGCAACATTGAAGGTGTAAATGGGGTGATCAATAACACTACCGCACGCATATTTGCCGAAGGCACTCGACAAACAGAAAATGCAGACGACATTCGCAACCGTCGTTTCCGAGGTGGCGAAGTTGACTCGCCTAGCCGTAACTTAGCCCGTTATATAGACTGGATGGCCGACCGTTATATTCCAAACCTAGATACCATGGTGGTGTATCGTTTAGATAGATTCCGCCGTGGTGGACATCATCGTCCATTTAATGATTTAGGTTTCCCTGGTGTGCGCATTATGGAAACTAATGAGAACTATAACCGACAGCATCAAGATTTACGCACCGAAAACGGCATCGCGTACGGAGACACTATTGATGGCGTTAACTTCGATTATGCGGCTAAATTAACAGCGCTCAATGCCGTATCACTTGCAGGAATGGCCTGGGCACCGACGCCACCAGCACAAGTCAGCATTAAAGGGGCAGTTTCACCCGACACCACACTGTCGTGGCAGCTCGCAAATAGCAAAGAGAACCCACAGCTTGCAGGTTATAAGATTTATTGGCGACTAACTGATGCACCGCAATGGCAATACAGCAAGTTCGTAGGCAAAGTTGATAGCTATACGCTGAAAAATGTGGTGATTGATAACTACTTCTTTGGCGTTGCTAGTGTCAGCAAAGATGGTTTTGAAAGCCCTGTGGTGTTCCCAGGACACGCTGGTGATTTTGGGGACTAAGTCTACTCATCGCTTAAATATTTTGGCCGAGCCATTGAGTTCGGCTTTTTTATGCCAGATAAACGGTTTATTCATTCTTAAGTCAGTTAACTTTCCTATAATCCCGCTCTTTTTCTAAATTTAAATTAAGATTTATACTAATCCGCTTAACTAAGTGGTCTATTTTGAGACAAGAAAACCTTGTTGCTAGCTAGGCAAATATTTCGTTATTTAGTTGTTCTAAATGAGAAATCTTTAACGCAGCTATCATCAGGTTTAATCCCTCAAAATGATTAAGTGTTATTGCGGATTGGTATTAAAGAATGATAAGTGGCGAGTGACATTGTGAAAACCTTATGGGATTTTTTAGGTAACCGAAATTGGATGTTGTGGGCACTGTTGCTAGGTGTAGCAACAGGGCTTATTTTTGGTGAGCGGGTGGCATTTTTACAACCCATAGGTACTGGGTTTGTTAAGCTAATGCAGATCACAATCTTTCCTTATATTGTGGTCAGTTTAATAGTTGGTTTAGGTAAGTTTAATCCCGAGCAAGTTCGCAGCATTTTAGTTAAAGCAGCCACAGTCATGGTCTTGTTATGGGTGTTAGGCTTGGCTGCAATTTGGTGTTTTGCGTTTACGCTGCCCCAACATGATGCAGGTACGTTTTTTTCACCTGCGCTTGTATCTCCAGCGGGCTCAATCGATTTTGTTGAGCAATATATCCCCGATAATCCATTTGCTTCTTTGGCCGAAGGTAACGTGCCTGCCATTGTGATATTTTGTATTGCGCTTGGTATGTCGTTGATTGCCAACAAGCGTAAAGGGCAAGTCCTCGATTTTTTAGAAGTGGTTGGGCAGGGCTTAACGGTGATCTCTAAAAAGGTTATTGCGATCTTCCCAATTGGTATTTTTGCAATGACAGCAAGTACAGCGGGCACGCTCAGTGTTGAGCAGCTTCATAACTTACAAGTCTATTGGGTATTGGTATTATGTCTTGGTTTGTATTTAATGTTGGTGCTCATGCCAATGCTGGTGGCTGCTGCAACCCCAGTTAAATATCGAGATCTTATTTATGTGATGCGTAATGCATGGATCACGGCTTTCAGTACTGGCAATGTGTTCATTGTTTTGCCTGTGATCACTGAAGGCATTAAAGCGCATT
The sequence above is drawn from the Pseudoalteromonas phenolica genome and encodes:
- a CDS encoding M28 family metallopeptidase → MKSYIPMALSSLISLVATTVNAHTQIEYIDQQKLHDINRAVSATNIEKDIKKLVSFGTRHTLSETESDTRGIGAARRWIKAEFEAISKACGGCLEVYYQSEVISGEKRIPNATEVVSVIAIQRGQTDPNRFVMMSGDIDSRITDVMNFTDDAPGANDNASGLAGTLEAARVLSKYKFNGSIVYAALAGEEQGLFGGKIMAKQAKADGWRLKAVLNNDMIGNIEGVNGVINNTTARIFAEGTRQTENADDIRNRRFRGGEVDSPSRNLARYIDWMADRYIPNLDTMVVYRLDRFRRGGHHRPFNDLGFPGVRIMETNENYNRQHQDLRTENGIAYGDTIDGVNFDYAAKLTALNAVSLAGMAWAPTPPAQVSIKGAVSPDTTLSWQLANSKENPQLAGYKIYWRLTDAPQWQYSKFVGKVDSYTLKNVVIDNYFFGVASVSKDGFESPVVFPGHAGDFGD
- a CDS encoding arylesterase codes for the protein MKLINNLCLLFIFFLVGCSDAPTLSRLQQDDVILAFGDSLTQGVGVSKQHSYPSVLESLSGVTVINAGISGETTSEGLNRFADVIEQHAPTLVILLEGGNDILQNKNLDETQENLNDMIEIAKSYGVEVVLIGVPQKNLFSSSAPLYQALADKHQVVFEPTLISRLMKKPSMKSDYIHFNKAGYKTMAESIYQLLTENGAF